The Bryobacteraceae bacterium genomic sequence CTCTTCGGCGACGGTGGTGACGTTAAGACGGAATTGCCGCGCCTTCGGGAGAGCATCGAGCAGGAAACCTTCTTCCGCCTTCTTCCCGGATACGTTCGACGCTTTATCTCGTCTGCGGCATCCCTGGTCAACATACATGTCGACGGTGATTTGGGTGGTACCTTTGCCTTGCGCCCAATCAAGAAGGCCTCAGTCGACCCACTGTTGGCCGCCCTTGAGGTCTATCCCCCACATCAGCGTAAAAGCTTGTCCGTCGTGAGACCCGAGGACCGCGAGGCGTGCGTATGGATGCACCCGGGTGAACCCGTATTCGAACGCTTTCGAGAGATTGTTCGCGACCAACTCGGCGGGCAGGCTATTCGCGGTGCGGTCTTCGTCGATCCCACGGCGAAGAAGCCCTACCTCTTCCATCTCGCGAGGCTCACGGTGGTGCGCAAGGGGGACTCCGACATCGAGGAGCTAGGCCAGGAGGAAACCATCGAGTGTCGCCTTGTGGGAGTCCGTCAAGTTGAAGGCACGGAAGTTTCCCTCTGCCCCGTCGAACACCTCCTCTTGCTGCGCGGCGGGCACGGACTGCCGCCGGAAGCCCAGCGTCTGGCAGTGGTCGCCAAGGAACACCGTGATCTGGCTCATGCGTACTTGGCCGAGCGCGTCGCACGCACGATGGCGGTCGAAAACAGGTCCCGCCTTCTCAACACGCTGGAAGAGCGAGAGACATTCTTGAAGCGCGGCTTCGACTTCCAGGAGGCTGAGCTCGCTGTCGCCCGTGCCAAGCTCTCGCCCAAGGCCCGCGATGGCAACAAGGCCGCCGCCCAGCACCTCTCGGAGATCAAAGAGCAGCAGCGTGCGCTGTCCCATCGCCGTGACCGGGCTCTCGCCATCCTGCGGCGGGAGCCGGAGCTGATCGTACCTGGCGGAGTGGAGTTCATCGCGCACGCGCTGGTGGTCCCGTCCACCGATCAGGCAGACATCGAGCGGCACCAGTCTCACGTAGAGCAAATCGCCATCGACCTGGTGCGCGCCTTTGAGGAGGCGGCCGGGGCAAAGGTGCGGTTCGTCCACACGCCCGAGTTGGCCCGCGCAGCCGGGCTCCCCGACAACCCCGGTTTCGACGTCCTCTCTATGCGTCCTACCAACGACCGCCGCTGCATCGAGGTCAAAGGTCGGGCGAGTACCGGGGAGATCGAGGTCACCGACAATGAGTGGGCCCGTGCCTGCAACTTGCGCAGTGATTATTGGCTTTACGCGGTGTACCACTGCGCCACGCCGACTCCGCAGATGGTCCGTGTGCAGGACCCTTTTGAGAAACTCCTAGTTCGTCCCTTTACAAAGACGCAAATTGTGGAGAGCGTGCGCGAAGTCGGCGGCGTGCGGATCGCCCACGCTCAAGTCATGGAAGTCGGAGAGGTTTAGCACATGGCAGATGCACCCCGCCTTATCGAACGTGCGTTTCCGTTAAAGCAGGCCTCGCTGGACTCCGTCCACGAGAAGAACGTGCGACATGGGCACATTTCGACACTTCACATCTGGCCGGCGCGGCGACCGTTGGCGGCTTGTCGGGCGGCGCTGATTGCCACTCTCTTGCCGGATCCTGGGACCCCGGAAGAACGGCAGAAGCTCTGCGAGCGCATCGGCGGTCGGGTGGTTCAGAAGACTGAGAAGAAGAAGATGCCGGATGGCCGCTTGGCCGAACGGATCAAGGAAGAGACCGAGGGGGGAATCCTCCACTGGCTGGGTTCGGAACCAAGTTCAGGAGGTAGGAAGAAGAAGGAGACGTTCCGTCGCAGGGTGGAGCATTGCGAGCAAGAGCTCGAGTGGTTCCGCCGGGAAATTCGGAGGGCCTACGGCGGCCGCGCTCCACGCGTAGTCGACCCCTTTGCTGGGGGCGGCGCCATTCCACTGGAAGCCATGCGGTTGGGTTGCGAGACCATGGCTGTGGACATCAACCCGGTTGCCTGGTTCATCCTCAAGTGTACCCTCGAGTACCCGCACAAGCTGGCCGGAAAGACCCGCCCCCTCCCGGACTTCGTCCTCAAGGAAGAGCAGTTCTTGTCCGCCTTCTACATGGCGCATCCTGAACTTGCCGGCTCCGCGAAGCCGGCGAAGAGGCAAGTGCAGGACCGCCAGAACCATCTCTTCCTGAGTACCGGTTCCGACACCGGCCGTGCTCCCGAGGCGGACTTGGCGTGGCACGTCCGAGCGTGGGGCAGGTACGTGCTCGACCGCGTGCGGCGGGATCTGGCGAAGCTCTACCCGACCTATGCTGACTTTGAGCCTCTGAAGCTTGACAAAGCCTACGAGAAGCACCCCATGCGACTGGTGCCCCTGAAGGACGATGGCACGGCAGATATCAGTTCGCTAAATGGAGAGTTTACCGACGAGTATCTGGCAGGTAAAGGCAATCCAAGATGGGTAATCAAGCCCACGGTGGCCTACCTGTGGGCACGCACCGTGACGTGCAAGAACTGCCGCGCGACCGTGCCGTTGCTGAAGACATGTTGGCTTTCCAAGAAACCCGGCAAGCGGGTGCTGGTTGTTCCCACGGCAGGCGCCAATGGCAATATCACCTTCACGCTTCGTCGAAACGAACCAGTCGTGGGCGGCAATGCTGCGCAAAGGCGGGAGCACGATCGGCGAGTTGGCATTGGCACGATGTCCAAGTCGGGCGCTCGATGCCTGCACTGCCCAGCGATCCAGACTCATGAGGATATTCAGGCCGCCGCACTTTCGAACCAGTGGTCAAGCGTGATGACCGCTGTTGTCGTAGATGGACTCAACGGGAAAGAGTTCCGAGAGGCGACAGAGGAAGAGAGGCTGGCATCGAAGCTCGCACCACCGCAAGGTGTGGAGCCGCTACGAGGGACCATAAGTTCGGTCCGTCCATCACCGAACGCCCGTGGGCTTTCCGGATTGACGCGGTACGGGATAGACGATTTTGGCAAGGTGTTTAACAACAGACAATTCGCTGCTCTACATGCGTTCTCCGATGCCGTCATCAAAGCACGCCAAGCCATCGATGCCGAGTATGACCGAGACATGGCGAACGCTGTTTCGTCATACCTCGCGGCATCCGTTGATCGATTGTCCGATCGCAATAGCACGCTGTGCCATTGGAACAAGGACTACGAGAAGATCACAGGTACATTCCAGCGGTACGCCTTACGCGTGAACTGGGACTACGCTGAGGTCAACCCGTTCTCGCCTACGACCGGCAACTACAGTGACGCTGTCGAGTGGATCGCCCGCTTCCTCGACCATGCACTTCGGGTTCCGGTAGCGACGTCGTCCGTCCGAGTTGCCCACGGTTCTGCCACCAGCCTCGCCTTGGAAGATAAGAGTGTTGATGTCGTTCTCACCGATCCGCCGTATTACGACGCAATACCATATTCAGACCTCAGCGACTACTACTACGTGTGGCTGAGGCGCTCACTGCGCCATGTGTATCCAGAGCAGTTCTCATCAGAAATCACGAAAAAGGATGACGACCTCATTCAGCATGCTGCCCTTGGAAATGGTGATAACCGAGCAGCGAAGCAGAGGTATGAGAACGGTATGGCCGCTGCCTTCAAGGAGGCGCATCGATGCCTGACCGATGACGGTCGGTTTGTGGTGGTCTTCGCGCACAAGCATCCAGACGCTTGGGAAACACTGGTTTCAGCTATCATTCGCGCGGGTTTCGTAGTCGACGGAAGCTGGCCCATTCGGACGGAGATGCCACATAAGGCTGCCGCTGGAGCACGACTCGCCTCGTCGGTCTGGCTCGTTTGCCGGAAGCGTCCCGAGGCGGCACGCCCCGGCTGGGACAACAACACCTTGGAGGAGATGCGCCGGAACATCCGCGAGAGTCTACGAGGGTTCTGGGATGCCGGAATCCGGGGGCCTGACTTCGTCTGGGCCGCCACCGGCCCGGCACTGGAGGCCTACAGCAAATACCCTGTAGTCAAGAAGGCGAACGACCCTGGTAAAACCATGGAAGTGAGCGAGTTCCTCTCGCACGTGCGTCGCATGGTCGTAGACTTCGTCGTCGGCCAGGTGTTGACCGGTGATGGTGCTGGTGCAGATCTCGCCGCCGCCGACCGCATGGATGCACCGACCGCGTACTATCTCCTGCATCGCCACGACTTCGGCCTGGAGGAGGCGCCCTCCGGCGGGTGCATCCTCTACGCCACGGCTTGCGGTCTTTCGGACCACGATCTCGAAACCACTTGGGACGTCCTGGTCCGCATTGGCGGCGGTGGCAGCGAGGACGAGGAACAGGAGAATGACGAGATCGATCCCGATGCTGAAGAGGATCCGGACGAAGCCTCGGACTCGGGCACGAAGGTGAAGCTTAAGACCTGGGCCCAGCGCAAACACAAAGGCATGGGCTATGAGGCACCCGGCGGACAGCAGGTGCCGCTTATCGACCGCGTCCACCGACTGATGCATCTGTGGCGGGCGGGCGATGTGCTGAAGGTCGACGAATACTTGGACGACTACGGCTTGCGGAGGCAGGAACTCTTCAGGCGGCTACTGCAGTCCTTGATAGAGTTGTCGCCGGCGAGCAGCGACGAGCGGACTCTGCTTGAATCGTTGAGCAACCACATTCAGGCCAAGGGGGCCAAGCCGGAAGACCGCCAGGCGGCGCTGGCGTTCGGTGAGGAGCACTAACCAACCCGCGTCGTCGGGAGAGGAACCACGCTATGGCAAGACTACCCTGGAAGTGCTGGCACGAAGTCGTGAAGCTGCGGGAGGACCTGCGGTCAGGTGAGCTGCCGCTCCACATGTTTGCCGCCGACCTCTACGAGGTCCTCATGCAGAGCGGCAAGCGACCGATCTACGAGGACCCCGAGAAGTTCTTCGCTCTCACTTTCCCGACGTACAACCTCCGGCGGCTGGTGCGCGACGTGGTACTTCGTGTGGCGGGCAAGAACGACAAGGCTGTGCGCCAGCTCGAGCTGACATACGGCGGTGGCAAGACTCACACACTGATCACGCTGCGGCATCTTGTAACAGATCCAACCAGCCTGCCGAACCTGCCTTCGATGGCCGAGTTCATCGAAGCCATTGGCCAGACGCCACCGAAAGCGCGCGTGGCTGGGCTTTGCTTCGACAAGCTTGACGTCGAGAAGGGCATGGAGGTGCGCTCGCCAGGTGGCACACTCCGCACGCTCAAGCACCCTTGGAGCGTGTTGGCTTACCAGATTGCGGGCGATGACGGGCTGAAGGTGCTCCACGCGGAAAACAAGGCAGAGGAGCGCGAGAGCGCCCCCGCGGAGAATCTGCTGACCACACTGCTCGAACTTCCCGCGAGCGACGGCCTCAGCGTCCTGATTCTGATCGACGAGGTGTTGATGTACGCCCGCGAAAAGGCGGCGGCGGATCCTCGGTGGCAGGATCGCCTCATAAACTTCTTCCAATACCTGACGCAGGCCGCTACGAAGGTGGACCGCTGCTGCGTGGTAGCGTCGCTGCTGGCCAGTGAACCAGCGAAGAGTGACAAGTTCGGCCGCCAACTCCAAGGGGAACTGTATGACATCTTCCAGCGCCAGCGCGAGGAGGCGGTGGAGCCAGT encodes the following:
- a CDS encoding DUF1156 domain-containing protein produces the protein MADAPRLIERAFPLKQASLDSVHEKNVRHGHISTLHIWPARRPLAACRAALIATLLPDPGTPEERQKLCERIGGRVVQKTEKKKMPDGRLAERIKEETEGGILHWLGSEPSSGGRKKKETFRRRVEHCEQELEWFRREIRRAYGGRAPRVVDPFAGGGAIPLEAMRLGCETMAVDINPVAWFILKCTLEYPHKLAGKTRPLPDFVLKEEQFLSAFYMAHPELAGSAKPAKRQVQDRQNHLFLSTGSDTGRAPEADLAWHVRAWGRYVLDRVRRDLAKLYPTYADFEPLKLDKAYEKHPMRLVPLKDDGTADISSLNGEFTDEYLAGKGNPRWVIKPTVAYLWARTVTCKNCRATVPLLKTCWLSKKPGKRVLVVPTAGANGNITFTLRRNEPVVGGNAAQRREHDRRVGIGTMSKSGARCLHCPAIQTHEDIQAAALSNQWSSVMTAVVVDGLNGKEFREATEEERLASKLAPPQGVEPLRGTISSVRPSPNARGLSGLTRYGIDDFGKVFNNRQFAALHAFSDAVIKARQAIDAEYDRDMANAVSSYLAASVDRLSDRNSTLCHWNKDYEKITGTFQRYALRVNWDYAEVNPFSPTTGNYSDAVEWIARFLDHALRVPVATSSVRVAHGSATSLALEDKSVDVVLTDPPYYDAIPYSDLSDYYYVWLRRSLRHVYPEQFSSEITKKDDDLIQHAALGNGDNRAAKQRYENGMAAAFKEAHRCLTDDGRFVVVFAHKHPDAWETLVSAIIRAGFVVDGSWPIRTEMPHKAAAGARLASSVWLVCRKRPEAARPGWDNNTLEEMRRNIRESLRGFWDAGIRGPDFVWAATGPALEAYSKYPVVKKANDPGKTMEVSEFLSHVRRMVVDFVVGQVLTGDGAGADLAAADRMDAPTAYYLLHRHDFGLEEAPSGGCILYATACGLSDHDLETTWDVLVRIGGGGSEDEEQENDEIDPDAEEDPDEASDSGTKVKLKTWAQRKHKGMGYEAPGGQQVPLIDRVHRLMHLWRAGDVLKVDEYLDDYGLRRQELFRRLLQSLIELSPASSDERTLLESLSNHIQAKGAKPEDRQAALAFGEEH